A region from the Pseudomonas cucumis genome encodes:
- a CDS encoding response regulator has protein sequence MSDHDILSDAEREALSAVMLEPDLPPQRVLIVDDDKDSRELLSEILGLDGIRCMTAASGETALKMLEEKPSIGLVITDLRMGHIDGLDLIRQVRESARAALPVIIVSGDADVKDAIEAMHLHVVDFLLKPIDSGKLLELVKHELGIEPLS, from the coding sequence ATGTCCGACCACGATATTTTGAGTGATGCCGAGCGCGAAGCGCTCAGTGCCGTTATGTTGGAACCTGACTTGCCCCCGCAGCGGGTACTGATCGTCGATGACGATAAGGACTCCAGGGAGTTGCTGTCGGAAATTCTGGGACTGGACGGCATTCGGTGCATGACGGCGGCCAGCGGCGAAACCGCGCTCAAGATGCTGGAGGAGAAGCCATCGATCGGTCTGGTGATTACCGACCTGCGGATGGGCCACATTGACGGTCTGGATTTGATCCGTCAGGTGCGGGAGTCGGCGCGTGCGGCGTTGCCGGTCATCATCGTTTCCGGTGATGCCGACGTGAAGGATGCGATCGAAGCCATGCATTTGCACGTCGTGGACTTTCTGCTCAAACCTATCGATAGCGGTAAATTGCTTGAATTGGTCAAGCATGAGCTGGGGATTGAGCCTTTGTCGTGA
- a CDS encoding putative nucleotidyltransferase substrate binding domain-containing protein, with amino-acid sequence MVMSKADAFTQAGKTAVLQNIQGTLQFLQRFPPFNQMENAHLAYLVEQCQLRFYAPGESIIKPADGPVEHFYIVKQGRVVGERPHTAKGGTETTFEITTGECFPLAALLGERATRTEHLAAEDTFCLQLNKLAFIKLFALSSPFRDFALRGVSSLLDQVNQQVQQKAVETLGTQYSLNTRLGELAMRHPVTCSPITPLREAVTLMHDQQVGSIVVVDEQKAPLGIFTLRDLRHVVANGTSDFNEAIEGHMTRAPFYLTPDHSAFDAAIAMTERHIAHVCLVKDQRLCGVVSERDLFSLQRVDLVHLARTIRSAHKLENLVAMRGEIGQLVERMLAHGASSTQITHIITLLNDHTVCRVIELVLAEKGDPGVPFSWLCFGSEGRREQTLHTDQDNGILFEARDAAHAAEIRGKLLPIAQQINQNLALCGFTLCKGNIMAGNPELCLSRAEWARRFAAFIREATPENLLGSSIYFDLRVVWGDERGCEQLRQGILDQVGDNRLFQRMMAENALRNRPPVGRFREFVLARKNGEKATLDLKLQGLTPFVDGARVLALAHGIDTNNTLERFRQLVAKEVIERLDGAAYEEAYHFIQQTRMQQHQLQTRENLPYSNRVDPDSLNHLDRRILRESLRQAQRLQSSLSLRYQL; translated from the coding sequence ATGGTTATGAGTAAAGCGGACGCCTTCACCCAGGCAGGGAAAACCGCGGTGTTGCAGAACATCCAGGGCACTTTGCAATTCCTCCAGCGCTTCCCGCCGTTCAATCAGATGGAAAACGCCCACTTGGCCTATCTGGTCGAGCAATGTCAGCTGCGTTTTTATGCCCCCGGCGAGAGCATCATCAAGCCTGCCGATGGCCCGGTTGAGCATTTCTACATCGTCAAACAGGGCCGGGTCGTGGGCGAACGTCCGCACACTGCCAAGGGCGGGACCGAAACCACCTTCGAAATCACCACCGGCGAGTGTTTCCCCCTCGCCGCGCTACTGGGGGAACGGGCGACTCGCACCGAACATCTGGCGGCCGAAGATACCTTTTGCCTACAGCTGAATAAGCTGGCGTTCATCAAGCTGTTCGCACTTTCCAGCCCGTTTCGCGACTTTGCCCTACGCGGTGTCAGCAGTTTGCTGGATCAGGTCAATCAACAAGTCCAGCAAAAAGCCGTGGAAACCCTCGGTACCCAGTACTCGCTCAATACCCGGCTGGGCGAACTGGCGATGCGTCACCCGGTGACCTGCAGCCCGATCACCCCCCTGCGTGAAGCCGTGACGCTGATGCACGATCAGCAAGTCGGCAGCATTGTGGTGGTCGATGAGCAAAAAGCGCCGCTGGGCATTTTCACCCTGCGCGACTTGCGACATGTGGTGGCCAACGGCACCAGCGATTTCAATGAAGCCATCGAAGGGCACATGACCCGGGCGCCGTTTTACCTGACGCCGGACCACAGCGCCTTCGACGCCGCGATTGCCATGACCGAGCGCCACATCGCCCACGTCTGCCTGGTCAAGGACCAGCGCCTGTGCGGCGTGGTCTCGGAACGCGATCTGTTTTCCCTGCAAAGGGTCGATCTGGTGCATCTGGCGCGGACCATTCGCAGTGCCCACAAGCTGGAAAACCTGGTGGCGATGCGCGGCGAAATCGGCCAATTGGTGGAACGGATGCTGGCCCACGGCGCGTCCTCGACCCAGATCACCCACATCATCACCCTGCTCAACGACCACACCGTGTGCCGGGTGATCGAACTGGTGCTCGCTGAGAAGGGTGACCCCGGCGTGCCGTTCAGTTGGCTGTGTTTCGGCAGCGAAGGCCGCCGCGAGCAGACACTGCACACCGATCAGGACAACGGCATTCTGTTCGAAGCCCGCGACGCGGCCCACGCCGCCGAGATTCGCGGCAAGTTGCTGCCCATCGCCCAGCAGATCAATCAGAACCTGGCGCTGTGCGGCTTCACCCTGTGCAAAGGCAACATCATGGCCGGCAATCCCGAGCTGTGTTTGTCCCGGGCCGAATGGGCGCGACGTTTTGCGGCGTTTATCCGCGAGGCGACACCGGAAAACCTGCTGGGGTCGAGCATCTATTTCGACCTGCGCGTGGTCTGGGGCGACGAGCGAGGCTGCGAGCAGCTGCGCCAGGGCATTCTCGATCAGGTCGGCGACAACCGCTTGTTCCAGCGGATGATGGCCGAGAACGCCCTGCGCAACCGCCCGCCCGTGGGCCGTTTCCGCGAATTCGTGCTGGCTCGCAAGAATGGCGAGAAAGCCACCCTCGATCTGAAACTCCAAGGCTTGACCCCTTTCGTCGATGGCGCTCGCGTTTTGGCTCTGGCCCACGGCATCGACACCAACAATACCCTGGAGCGCTTTCGTCAATTGGTGGCCAAAGAGGTCATCGAACGGCTGGACGGCGCGGCGTACGAAGAGGCGTATCACTTCATCCAGCAAACCCGCATGCAGCAACATCAGCTACAGACTCGGGAGAATTTGCCCTACTCCAACCGCGTCGATCCTGACAGCCTCAATCATCTGGACCGACGCATCCTGCGTGAATCCCTGCGCCAGGCCCAACGCCTGCAAAGCAGCCTGAGCCTGCGGTATCAGTTATGA
- a CDS encoding 3'-5' exonuclease, with translation MSLFSWLRPVSPILPGELQQRLERLPAVAELGDCSLREQRWVVLDLETTGLNLNKDRLLSIGAVVIEDGAIDFSQQFERTLQCSELKLGPSVLIHGLGPSAIAAGSDPAQALLEFMEFVGDSPVLAFHAPFDQHMLGRALKEHLGYKLQHPFLDVADIAPLLCPQAHFREAGLDEWIDWFKLEVFERHNASADALATAELVLILFSRARQQQIHSPLNLQQRLSQWKRRRQAPSF, from the coding sequence ATGAGCCTGTTTTCATGGCTACGCCCGGTCAGCCCCATTTTGCCCGGCGAACTGCAACAACGTCTGGAGCGCTTGCCTGCCGTGGCCGAGCTGGGCGATTGCAGCCTGCGCGAACAGCGCTGGGTGGTACTCGACCTGGAAACCACCGGGCTGAACCTGAACAAGGATCGGCTGTTGTCCATCGGCGCGGTGGTGATCGAGGACGGGGCGATCGATTTCAGCCAGCAGTTCGAACGCACGCTGCAATGCAGCGAACTCAAACTCGGCCCCAGCGTGTTGATTCATGGTCTCGGCCCCAGCGCCATTGCTGCCGGCAGCGACCCCGCGCAGGCCCTGCTCGAATTCATGGAATTCGTCGGCGACAGTCCGGTGCTGGCGTTTCATGCGCCGTTCGACCAGCACATGCTGGGGCGCGCACTGAAAGAACATCTGGGCTACAAGTTGCAGCATCCGTTTCTGGACGTGGCAGACATTGCGCCGCTGCTGTGCCCGCAGGCGCATTTTCGCGAGGCCGGGCTGGACGAGTGGATCGATTGGTTCAAGCTGGAGGTCTTCGAACGGCATAACGCCAGTGCCGATGCCTTGGCGACGGCGGAGCTGGTGCTGATTTTATTCAGCCGGGCGCGACAGCAGCAGATTCATAGCCCGTTGAATTTGCAGCAGCGGCTGAGTCAGTGGAAACGGCGGCGGCAAGCGCCTTCGTTCTAG
- a CDS encoding RNA polymerase sigma factor, whose product MSSVQSPQSELVGALYRDHRSWLLAWLRRNVACPQRAEDLSQDTFVRLLGRDELKAPREPRAFLVAIAKGLLFDYFRRAALEQAYLTELMLIPEGEQPSVEEQQLILEDLKAIDHLLGKLSSKARAAFLYNRLDGLGHAEIAERLGVSVPRVRQYLAQGIRQCYIALYGEPV is encoded by the coding sequence GTGTCGTCAGTCCAAAGCCCCCAGAGTGAACTCGTTGGTGCGTTGTATCGCGACCATCGCAGTTGGCTGTTGGCTTGGCTGCGGCGCAATGTGGCCTGCCCGCAAAGGGCCGAAGACCTGAGTCAGGACACCTTTGTGCGCTTGCTGGGCCGTGACGAACTAAAGGCGCCTCGCGAACCCCGGGCATTTCTGGTGGCGATCGCCAAGGGTCTGCTGTTCGACTACTTCCGCCGCGCCGCGCTGGAACAGGCCTACCTCACCGAGTTGATGCTGATTCCCGAAGGCGAACAACCGTCGGTAGAAGAACAGCAACTGATCCTCGAAGACCTCAAAGCCATCGACCACCTGCTGGGCAAGCTCTCGAGCAAGGCCCGGGCGGCGTTTCTCTATAACCGTCTCGACGGCCTCGGCCACGCAGAAATCGCCGAGCGTCTGGGTGTATCAGTGCCGCGTGTTCGCCAATACCTGGCCCAGGGCATTCGCCAGTGCTACATCGCGTTGTACGGTGAGCCGGTATGA
- a CDS encoding FecR domain-containing protein, giving the protein MSPVNSKPVSAQVLDAAIAWQLSLDSGNAVEREEFAKWHAAHEEHARAWRQLGMLDQRFSVTNGPARTALLQSRESIRRRVRKLGSGLASIVTVIGLALFAGDRYLPIDYWLADQRTATGEQRTLRLTDGTLINLNTHSAVDVRFDETQRLIVLQEGEILVETGHGDARPFIVETREGSMRALGTRFLVKREDEGTRLSVLKSAVAAHPESSPEEQILREGQQVLMRSNGLGPIIALNLGADAWTRGMLVVDNARLEDLVQELGRYRRGHLGVTPEVADLRITGSFPLNDTDKALSALLPTLPVQIEQHTPWWVTVAKADAKP; this is encoded by the coding sequence ATGAGCCCGGTGAACTCCAAGCCCGTGTCGGCGCAAGTGCTGGATGCCGCGATCGCCTGGCAACTGTCGCTGGATTCCGGCAATGCGGTCGAGCGCGAAGAATTCGCCAAATGGCACGCCGCCCACGAAGAACATGCTCGGGCCTGGCGTCAGTTGGGCATGCTCGACCAGCGTTTCAGCGTCACCAACGGCCCGGCCCGCACCGCCTTGCTGCAATCGCGCGAAAGCATCCGCCGACGGGTGCGCAAGCTAGGCAGCGGTCTGGCCAGCATCGTCACGGTGATCGGCCTGGCGCTGTTCGCCGGTGATCGTTATCTGCCCATCGACTATTGGCTGGCCGATCAGCGCACCGCCACCGGCGAGCAGCGCACTCTACGCCTGACCGACGGCACGTTGATCAACCTCAACACCCACAGCGCAGTGGATGTGCGTTTCGATGAGACGCAACGACTGATCGTCCTTCAGGAAGGGGAAATCCTCGTCGAAACCGGCCATGGCGATGCCCGGCCGTTTATTGTCGAAACCCGCGAAGGCAGCATGCGTGCATTGGGAACGAGGTTCCTGGTCAAGCGTGAAGACGAAGGCACGCGCCTGAGCGTATTGAAGTCAGCGGTAGCCGCCCATCCCGAATCGAGCCCCGAGGAACAGATCCTGCGCGAAGGCCAGCAAGTGCTGATGCGCAGCAATGGCCTGGGCCCGATCATTGCCCTCAACCTCGGCGCCGATGCCTGGACTCGCGGCATGCTGGTGGTGGACAACGCGCGGCTGGAAGATCTGGTCCAGGAGCTCGGCCGCTATCGTCGTGGGCATCTTGGCGTCACCCCCGAAGTCGCCGACCTGCGCATCACCGGCAGCTTCCCCTTGAACGATACCGACAAGGCGCTGAGTGCACTTTTACCGACCCTGCCAGTGCAGATCGAACAGCACACGCCATGGTGGGTAACGGTCGCGAAGGCTGACGCCAAGCCCTGA
- a CDS encoding TonB-dependent siderophore receptor, translating into MSRSLDTVLRPRLLAVAIALCAPLASNPLIAAEQASSVRAYNLPAAPLASTLNQIASQAGLALSLNPSLAAGKTSAPVNGQFNATGALREALRGTGLQLEQSSAGTYSLVAVPEGVMALPETAVIGLQNAETAWSPVEGYVATRTAAGTKTDTALVEAPRSISVATRQQMEDRGVQNLDDAVRYMPGIVASSYGSDTRADWLLVRGFEPTQFLDGLPLPKGVYANPKQETWNLERLALLRGPASSVYGQTPPGGLLDMVSRRPSAESSNEIQLQYGSDNHRQISFASTGKIDDEGRFLYGLSGVLRDSGTQVDHIDNKRYNIAPSLTWNIDPDTKFTLLTQFTRDDTGITSQFLPVQGTKIHSPLGNISHHKNLGDPDWEYYDRTYYALGYAFEHRLNDVWQFKQNLRYTKSDLSFQALTPGAYPFTQVDAQGNVGRSSTSVDEDISQFAVDNNFQGDFATGDIRHTLLIGLDHQRTNSNYTSIFGDGLTTNVNNPIYGQPIVRPLRSTAFYDYDQKTYQTGLYIQDQMALDQWRLTLGGREDWVHTGTKFFNKGDATNTERDKKFSGNAAISYVFDSGFVPYLSYAESFQPTSKATASPTESFKPTEGKQWELGIKYQPPGSNTLLTAAVYDLTQKNVSVTTTNSDNVSITSQTGEVKVKGLELEAVSDVTDNLKVIAAYTLAKSEVQKGDFKGNRLQLMPNQQASLWADYTWHNGVLDGFGIGAGARYTGNTYGDQGNTWLGKADAYTVFDAAVHYDLGRLDNSLKGASLALNATNLFDKDYISTCDSFYCYYGDQRSVVASATYKW; encoded by the coding sequence ATGTCCCGTTCGCTAGACACCGTGTTGCGCCCCCGTTTGCTGGCGGTCGCCATTGCCCTTTGCGCCCCCTTGGCCAGCAACCCATTGATTGCCGCCGAACAGGCGTCCAGCGTTCGCGCCTACAACCTGCCGGCTGCGCCATTGGCCAGCACTCTGAACCAGATTGCCAGCCAAGCCGGTCTGGCGCTGTCGTTGAATCCATCGCTGGCGGCGGGCAAGACCTCGGCCCCGGTGAACGGTCAGTTCAACGCCACCGGCGCCCTGCGTGAAGCCTTGCGCGGCACCGGTCTGCAACTGGAACAGAGCAGCGCCGGCACCTACAGCCTGGTGGCCGTGCCCGAGGGTGTGATGGCGTTGCCGGAAACCGCCGTCATTGGCCTGCAAAATGCGGAAACAGCCTGGAGCCCGGTCGAAGGTTACGTTGCCACGCGCACCGCCGCTGGCACCAAGACCGACACCGCCCTGGTCGAAGCGCCGCGTTCGATTTCCGTCGCCACTCGCCAGCAAATGGAAGATCGCGGTGTGCAAAACCTCGATGACGCTGTGCGCTACATGCCAGGCATCGTCGCCAGCAGCTACGGCAGCGACACCCGCGCCGACTGGTTGCTCGTGCGCGGTTTCGAACCGACGCAATTCCTCGATGGCCTGCCACTGCCAAAAGGCGTGTACGCCAACCCGAAACAGGAAACCTGGAACCTCGAACGCCTCGCTCTGCTGCGCGGCCCGGCCTCATCGGTTTACGGCCAGACCCCGCCAGGCGGCTTGCTGGACATGGTCAGCCGCCGTCCCAGCGCCGAGTCGAGCAATGAAATCCAGCTGCAATACGGCAGCGACAACCATCGTCAAATCAGCTTCGCCAGCACCGGCAAGATCGATGACGAAGGCCGGTTTCTCTATGGCCTGAGCGGTGTATTGCGCGACAGCGGCACACAGGTCGATCACATCGACAACAAACGCTACAACATTGCACCGAGCCTGACCTGGAACATCGACCCTGACACCAAGTTCACGCTGCTGACGCAATTTACCCGCGACGATACAGGCATCACCAGCCAGTTCCTGCCGGTGCAAGGCACGAAGATCCATTCGCCGCTCGGCAATATCTCCCATCACAAAAACCTCGGTGACCCCGACTGGGAATACTACGACCGCACCTACTACGCGCTGGGCTACGCCTTTGAACATCGCTTGAACGATGTCTGGCAGTTCAAGCAGAACCTGCGGTACACCAAATCGGACCTGTCCTTCCAGGCCCTCACGCCGGGCGCTTACCCGTTCACCCAGGTCGACGCCCAAGGCAACGTGGGTCGCTCGAGCACCAGTGTCGACGAAGACATCAGCCAGTTCGCCGTGGACAACAACTTCCAGGGTGACTTTGCAACCGGCGACATCCGCCACACACTGCTGATCGGTCTTGATCACCAGCGTACCAACAGCAACTACACCTCGATCTTCGGCGACGGTCTGACCACCAACGTCAACAACCCGATCTATGGCCAGCCAATCGTTCGCCCATTACGCTCGACGGCGTTCTATGACTATGACCAGAAGACCTATCAGACCGGCTTGTACATCCAGGACCAAATGGCCCTCGACCAATGGCGTCTGACGCTCGGTGGTCGTGAGGACTGGGTCCACACGGGCACCAAATTCTTCAACAAGGGGGATGCCACCAACACCGAACGGGACAAGAAATTCAGCGGCAACGCAGCGATCAGCTATGTGTTCGACTCGGGCTTCGTGCCCTACCTGTCCTACGCCGAGTCGTTCCAGCCGACCAGCAAAGCCACGGCATCGCCGACCGAGTCGTTCAAGCCGACTGAAGGCAAGCAGTGGGAACTGGGCATCAAGTACCAACCGCCGGGCAGCAACACCCTGCTGACGGCTGCGGTCTATGACCTGACCCAGAAAAACGTCTCCGTCACCACGACCAACTCGGACAACGTCTCGATTACCAGCCAGACCGGCGAAGTGAAGGTCAAAGGACTGGAGCTGGAAGCCGTTTCCGACGTCACCGACAACCTGAAAGTCATCGCCGCCTACACCCTGGCCAAGTCCGAAGTGCAAAAGGGCGACTTCAAGGGCAATCGCCTGCAATTGATGCCCAACCAGCAAGCGTCGCTGTGGGCCGATTACACCTGGCACAACGGTGTGCTGGATGGTTTCGGCATCGGTGCCGGCGCACGCTACACCGGCAATACCTATGGCGACCAGGGCAACACCTGGCTGGGCAAGGCTGACGCCTACACGGTGTTCGACGCGGCGGTCCATTACGACTTGGGCCGTCTGGATAACAGTCTGAAAGGTGCGTCGCTGGCACTGAATGCCACCAACCTGTTCGACAAGGACTACATCTCCACATGCGACAGCTTCTACTGCTACTACGGCGACCAACGCAGCGTCGTCGCCAGTGCTACGTACAAGTGGTAA
- a CDS encoding PepSY-associated TM helix domain-containing protein, with protein sequence MKSKTIRRWSFVHTWTSLICAVFLLMLALTGLPLIFHHEIDHLLGDTAELKSMPADTPQLNLQQLVQAAEKHRPGEVMQYFGYDDEDPNGVIAIMAPTAGTEPNSSHTFMLDARTGEALEMPSANGGLMMVMLRLHVDMFAGLPGKLLLAFMGILFVLAIVSGTVLYLPFMRRLKFATVRHDKSTRLRWLDLHNLIGVVTLTWALVVGVTGVISACADLLIAAWRNDSLSAMIAPYRDAPPLTQLAPATRLLDIAKEVAPGMQPDFIAFPGTRFSSEHHYAVFMKGSTQLTSHLLTPVLIDASTLQVTAVAERPWYMDAMGMSQPLHFGDYGGMPMKILWATLDVLTIIVLGSGVYLWVVRRKVAKPVLENAESPA encoded by the coding sequence ATGAAAAGCAAAACCATCCGCCGCTGGTCATTCGTTCACACCTGGACCAGCCTGATCTGCGCGGTATTCCTGCTGATGCTGGCCCTCACCGGCCTGCCGTTGATCTTCCACCACGAGATCGACCATCTGCTGGGCGATACCGCCGAGTTGAAATCAATGCCGGCCGATACCCCGCAGCTGAATTTGCAGCAGCTGGTGCAGGCGGCTGAAAAGCATCGCCCCGGTGAGGTCATGCAGTATTTCGGCTACGACGACGAAGACCCCAACGGCGTGATCGCCATCATGGCGCCCACCGCCGGCACCGAGCCGAACTCGTCCCACACCTTCATGCTCGACGCTCGCACCGGCGAAGCGCTGGAAATGCCGTCGGCCAATGGCGGGCTGATGATGGTCATGCTGCGCTTGCACGTGGACATGTTCGCCGGCCTGCCGGGCAAGTTGCTGCTGGCGTTCATGGGGATTCTGTTTGTGCTGGCGATTGTTTCCGGAACGGTGCTGTACCTGCCGTTCATGCGGCGTTTGAAGTTCGCCACCGTGCGCCACGACAAATCCACCCGCCTGCGCTGGCTCGACCTGCATAACCTGATCGGCGTGGTAACGCTGACCTGGGCCCTGGTGGTCGGCGTGACCGGTGTGATCAGTGCCTGCGCCGACTTGCTGATCGCCGCGTGGCGCAACGACAGCCTGAGCGCGATGATCGCGCCTTACCGCGATGCGCCGCCGCTGACTCAATTGGCGCCTGCGACCCGTCTGCTCGACATCGCCAAAGAAGTCGCGCCGGGCATGCAGCCCGACTTCATCGCCTTCCCCGGCACGCGGTTTTCCAGCGAACACCATTACGCCGTCTTCATGAAAGGCAGCACCCAACTGACTTCGCACCTGCTGACGCCAGTGCTGATCGACGCCAGCACCCTGCAAGTCACGGCGGTGGCCGAGCGGCCGTGGTACATGGACGCCATGGGCATGTCGCAGCCGCTGCACTTCGGTGATTACGGCGGTATGCCGATGAAAATCCTCTGGGCGACCCTCGATGTGCTGACCATCATTGTGCTCGGCAGCGGAGTTTATTTGTGGGTGGTGCGGCGCAAGGTCGCGAAACCTGTGTTGGAAAACGCGGAGAGTCCAGCATGA